The Comamonas testosteroni genome contains the following window.
CTTTGGCCTGGTCAACGGCCAGGACGTGCTCACCGTGGACAGCATGCAGGCCAAGCTGGAGGCTCAGATACGCGGCATTGGCGCCGGCTTTCTGCCACGCGGCATGGTTCAGGCCTATCTGGATGCCGGCCTGCTGGTCACAAGACAGGTGCAGCGCGCCAGTCGCAATCTGCGCCTGCACTATGCATGGCCCGGCCCCGCCCACCGCACTCCCGGACGCGCCCTTCAGTGGTGGCTGACGCAACTCGAAAGCCCCGCCACGCGCAAGGCGCTTATGGAAAACCATCACCGTCAATAAGCTGCTGCGCGTCGCAGCCATCACGTGGGAGGTGTAGAGTGAGTTGCGCTGCAACAATTCAGCACAAGCAGCACTTGCTATCCTTTGGATAGCTGCTACGCTAGAACTCAAACGGTGTCGAAAAGGCTTTTTCATGAATGCTTCCCGCACTCGCGCGTCCGCAACTGCCTCCGCTTCTTCCTCCTCCCTGCATACCGGTGCCAAGCGCATTGCCGTCATCGGCGCGGGCATTGCCGGTCTGGCCTGTGCCCGCACGCTGATGCAGGCCGGGCACGACGTCCATGTCTACGAGCGCCTGACCCAGGCCGGCGGACGTATGCGCTCGGTCAGCGGCCCCTACGGCAGCTTTGACATCGGCGCACAGTTCTTCACCGTGCGCGACCCGCGCTTTCAGCAAGTGCTGGACATCACGCCCGGCAATCTGCGCGCCTGGAGCCTGAACAGCGTTCAGACCCGCAACGCCCAGGGCCGCAGAGTCGACAAGCACACGCCGGTGCGCGAGACCCACTGGGTCGGCATGCCCGATATGCAATCGCTGCCACTGGCCTGGGCAGCGCCGCTATGGGATGCCGGGCGCCTGCACCTGGGACAGTCCCTGCGCGCCATGAGCCACCACATTGCCAGCGGCAGCCACCACAGCCGCCATCAGTGGTCCCTGATGCTGGATACCGAAGACCACGGCCCGCAGATTGCAGCCGACTTCGATGCCGTGGTGCTGGCCGTGCCGGCGCCCGTGGCCGCGCAACTGCTGCAGACAGCGCCGCAGGGTGCTGCCCTGGCCAGGACCCTGGCCCCCGTGGAAATGGCCCCCTGCTGGGCCATGACGCTGTCCTACCCCATGGCCGCACAGGCCGGGCTGACCACGCTGGGCCCGCAGTGGAATGCCGCACGCAGCACGCATGAGCGCGTTGCCTGGGTGGCCCGCGAGTCCTCCAAACCCGGCCGCGCCCAGACCGAGCGCTGGACGATTCATGCCAATCCGCTGTGGTCCAACGAGCACCGCCATGACGACGCCACGCGTGTGCTTGCCAAGCTGCAAAAGGCCTTTGGCGAAATCACCGGCATCCGCGTTGCGCCGCGCCATGCCAGCGTCTACCTCTGGCAGCATGCCCAGACGCTGGCGCCCC
Protein-coding sequences here:
- a CDS encoding NAD(P)/FAD-dependent oxidoreductase encodes the protein MNASRTRASATASASSSSLHTGAKRIAVIGAGIAGLACARTLMQAGHDVHVYERLTQAGGRMRSVSGPYGSFDIGAQFFTVRDPRFQQVLDITPGNLRAWSLNSVQTRNAQGRRVDKHTPVRETHWVGMPDMQSLPLAWAAPLWDAGRLHLGQSLRAMSHHIASGSHHSRHQWSLMLDTEDHGPQIAADFDAVVLAVPAPVAAQLLQTAPQGAALARTLAPVEMAPCWAMTLSYPMAAQAGLTTLGPQWNAARSTHERVAWVARESSKPGRAQTERWTIHANPLWSNEHRHDDATRVLAKLQKAFGEITGIRVAPRHASVYLWQHAQTLAPLGRPFSHDPSAGLGLCGDWCIGMRVEDAFVSGLEMGLALA